A window from Rhizosphaericola mali encodes these proteins:
- a CDS encoding O-methyltransferase yields the protein MFSKFELAKKYIAYKLNALNGKGHGTHSPFVYNFIRKVLNDKETYPSFAAIEGLRNCLKKEDTELEIKDFGAGSRVDGNHHRKISNIAKAALKPAKFSQLFYRIINYYQYHQILELGTSLGITTSYLASADPQGKVFTMEGAPSVAKTANRNFEKLQLTNIQIIEGNFDDTLPVFLKQFPSQLDFIFIDGNHRKDPTIHYFNLLLPHIHDHSVIIFDDIHWSQDMEEAWNQIKADPRVKISIDLFFVGLVFFRNENLEKEDFTIRF from the coding sequence ATGTTTTCTAAATTTGAATTAGCGAAAAAATATATCGCGTACAAGTTAAACGCATTAAATGGTAAAGGTCATGGAACCCATTCTCCATTTGTATATAATTTTATTAGGAAGGTGCTGAATGACAAGGAAACATATCCATCATTTGCTGCCATAGAGGGATTACGCAACTGCTTAAAAAAAGAAGATACTGAATTAGAAATCAAAGACTTTGGTGCAGGCTCAAGAGTAGATGGAAATCATCATCGTAAAATATCGAATATTGCAAAGGCCGCATTAAAACCAGCCAAATTTAGCCAGTTATTTTACCGAATAATCAATTATTATCAATACCATCAAATTTTAGAATTAGGAACATCTCTAGGTATTACCACCAGCTATCTAGCATCTGCTGATCCTCAAGGTAAAGTGTTTACGATGGAAGGAGCTCCATCTGTTGCAAAAACAGCAAATCGAAACTTCGAAAAATTACAATTGACCAATATTCAAATAATTGAGGGAAATTTCGATGATACGCTACCTGTATTTCTTAAACAATTTCCTTCCCAATTGGATTTTATATTCATTGATGGCAATCATAGAAAAGATCCAACAATTCATTATTTCAATCTGTTATTACCACATATACACGATCATTCGGTGATCATTTTCGATGATATTCATTGGAGCCAAGATATGGAAGAGGCATGGAATCAAATTAAGGCAGATCCACGAGTAAAAATATCTATTGACTTGTTTTTCGTCGGTTTGGTATTTTTTAGAAATGAAAATTTAGAAAAAGAAGATTTCACAATTCGTTTTTAG
- a CDS encoding helix-turn-helix transcriptional regulator — MKYIINILFIFISINSVFGQELPVQLRNAFVLDRYGNRQEAGKAISTYLEVVSNQKNYTEMVEALTIQSRIYTVNDSIFKAIDYLNKANEISEKTGNPIQKAYVLMAKTWLDFFTNNHKNVVADSQKALSLIPSNQHLILTLLLNTIIYNVFSQVNNWDDAKKYIDKIRDIEPSINKLQCKYSSNYLYSNYLKWKYEMNPNKKLKDSVINLYNNLHKQFHAGYVPITDFIIILFNETNFKSKYTTNDKSISSQIFKSGVDSIEKYLPLVTIKKDFLYGGSYTFLAQMQLIKDNLDSAIYYLKVANNTVSKTTPSLMTSNMKSQILNSLVTLYENKKDYKNAFLIEKEAQLYSEKLYELETGIYNKRIESQYELGEKNAEIVKLRANEEWQKKMNYIYLGIFILGGAAFLGYYKSYRFKLKYSVERTQKLKLERDEAALKYKLNLEEQARLKQEKEYLDIQHEQMKRELMLNTLHLEHKNNLLRNISVNAKDGNPQNLQRILKEESNIDLDFEDVKTQIQDINPSFFKILMDKSDQKLTNLDLKYCAYLHLNIETKQIAQLFNVEPKSVRMTKYRIKQKLNLDKDEDLEVYLKDIK, encoded by the coding sequence GTGAAATATATAATCAATATCTTATTCATATTTATATCAATTAACTCAGTATTTGGACAAGAATTGCCAGTGCAATTAAGAAATGCTTTCGTATTAGACAGATACGGAAATAGACAGGAGGCAGGAAAGGCTATTTCAACATATTTAGAAGTTGTATCTAATCAAAAGAATTACACTGAAATGGTTGAGGCTCTTACAATTCAAAGTAGGATTTACACAGTAAATGATAGCATTTTTAAGGCAATTGATTATTTAAATAAAGCAAATGAAATTTCTGAAAAAACAGGAAATCCAATTCAAAAAGCTTATGTATTAATGGCCAAAACTTGGCTTGATTTTTTTACTAATAATCATAAAAATGTTGTTGCGGATTCTCAAAAGGCATTAAGCCTTATTCCTTCTAATCAACATTTAATTCTAACCCTATTGTTAAATACTATAATTTATAATGTTTTTAGCCAGGTTAATAATTGGGATGATGCAAAGAAATATATTGATAAGATAAGAGATATTGAACCCTCGATTAACAAATTGCAATGCAAATATTCATCCAACTATTTGTATAGCAATTATTTGAAATGGAAATATGAAATGAATCCTAATAAGAAATTGAAAGATTCTGTTATTAATTTATATAATAATCTTCACAAACAATTTCATGCGGGATATGTACCAATTACGGATTTTATTATCATTTTATTTAATGAAACTAACTTCAAGAGTAAATATACCACAAATGATAAAAGCATTAGTTCCCAAATCTTTAAATCAGGAGTTGATTCTATTGAAAAATATCTTCCATTAGTGACCATAAAAAAGGATTTCTTATATGGTGGAAGTTATACATTTTTGGCACAGATGCAATTAATAAAGGATAATTTAGATTCTGCAATTTATTATCTAAAAGTTGCAAATAATACAGTGTCTAAGACTACTCCAAGTCTTATGACATCTAATATGAAATCACAAATTTTAAATTCTCTGGTTACATTATATGAAAATAAAAAGGATTACAAGAATGCCTTCTTAATTGAGAAAGAAGCTCAATTATATTCAGAAAAATTGTATGAGTTAGAAACCGGGATTTATAATAAGCGAATCGAGTCTCAATATGAATTGGGTGAAAAAAATGCAGAAATTGTAAAACTAAGAGCAAATGAAGAGTGGCAAAAAAAGATGAATTACATTTATCTAGGAATTTTTATCTTGGGAGGTGCTGCATTTTTGGGCTATTATAAATCTTATAGGTTTAAACTAAAATATTCAGTTGAACGAACTCAGAAATTAAAACTGGAACGAGATGAAGCAGCACTGAAATATAAGTTAAATTTGGAAGAGCAAGCTAGGTTGAAACAAGAAAAAGAATATTTGGATATTCAACATGAACAAATGAAGCGGGAATTGATGCTAAATACATTGCATTTAGAACATAAAAATAACCTCTTACGTAATATCAGTGTAAATGCTAAAGATGGTAATCCTCAAAACCTTCAAAGAATATTAAAAGAAGAAAGTAATATAGATTTGGATTTTGAAGATGTTAAAACACAAATACAAGACATTAATCCATCGTTTTTTAAAATATTAATGGATAAATCCGACCAAAAATTAACCAACTTAGATTTGAAATATTGTGCCTATCTACATTTGAATATTGAAACAAAGCAAATTGCTCAGTTATTTAATGTTGAACCTAAAAGCGTAAGAATGACTAAATATCGAATAAAGCAAAAACTTAATTTGGATAAAGATGAAGACTTGGAAGTTTATTTAAAAGATATAAAATAG
- the lepA gene encoding translation elongation factor 4 — protein sequence MDKIRNFCIIAHIDHGKSTLADRLLEYTQTIGSREMMNQVLDDMDLEREKGITIKSHAIQMQYVYNGDTYTINLIDTPGHVDFSYEVSRALAACEGALLLVDAAQGIQAQTISNLYLAIDNDLEIIPVINKIDMDGAMIPEVKDQIIELIGCKEEDILLASGKSGIGIEEIMHAIINRIPAPKGELEAPLQALIFDSVFNSFRGVIAYYRVVNGKLRTGDKIKFAATKAEYFADEIGVLKLGLNPTKEVGAGNVGYVVTGIKNAKDIKVGDTITLSSQPTTTPIKGFSEVKPMVFAGIFPVVTEDFEELRDCMEKLQLNDASLTFELETSQALGFGFRCGFLGLLHMEIIQERLEREFNQTVITTVPNVSFHAVTTRDEHIIVNNPSQMPETTKLAEIEEPFIRAQIITSPDYIGNIMTLCLGKRGMLINQTYLTQSRVELTFELPLTEIVFDFYDKLKSQTRGYASFDYTPIDYRPSDIVKMDILLNGDKVDALSALIHRSRAQDFGRRLCEKLKELLPRQQFQIAVQAAVGAKVIARETISALRKDVTAKCYGGDISRKRKLLEKQKEGKKRMRQIGNVEVPQEAFLAVLKLD from the coding sequence ATGGATAAAATTAGAAACTTTTGCATAATAGCACATATCGATCATGGTAAGAGTACCTTGGCAGACCGATTGTTGGAATATACTCAGACAATTGGTTCACGTGAAATGATGAACCAAGTGTTAGATGATATGGATCTCGAAAGAGAAAAAGGTATTACTATTAAGAGTCATGCTATTCAAATGCAATATGTTTATAATGGAGATACTTATACAATTAATCTAATTGATACTCCCGGTCACGTAGATTTCAGCTATGAAGTGAGTAGAGCTCTTGCAGCGTGCGAAGGCGCGCTATTATTGGTAGATGCGGCGCAAGGTATTCAAGCGCAGACAATAAGTAATTTATACTTAGCGATTGATAATGATTTGGAAATCATTCCCGTAATCAATAAGATTGATATGGATGGAGCGATGATTCCAGAGGTAAAAGATCAAATCATTGAATTAATCGGCTGTAAAGAAGAAGATATTTTACTTGCGAGTGGCAAATCTGGTATCGGAATTGAGGAAATTATGCATGCCATCATTAATCGTATTCCCGCTCCAAAAGGAGAATTAGAAGCTCCTTTGCAAGCGTTGATTTTTGATAGCGTATTTAATAGTTTTCGTGGTGTAATCGCCTATTATCGAGTGGTTAATGGTAAATTGAGAACCGGAGATAAAATCAAATTTGCAGCGACTAAGGCGGAATATTTTGCCGATGAAATTGGTGTTTTGAAATTAGGCTTAAATCCTACGAAAGAAGTTGGCGCCGGCAATGTGGGGTACGTTGTAACGGGTATCAAAAATGCCAAGGATATCAAAGTAGGAGATACCATCACTTTGTCAAGTCAACCAACAACAACACCTATCAAAGGTTTTTCTGAAGTTAAGCCAATGGTATTTGCGGGTATTTTTCCTGTAGTTACAGAGGACTTTGAAGAATTGAGAGATTGTATGGAAAAATTGCAATTGAACGATGCTTCTTTGACTTTTGAATTGGAAACTTCACAAGCCTTAGGGTTTGGTTTTCGATGCGGATTTTTGGGACTATTGCACATGGAAATTATCCAAGAACGTTTGGAACGTGAATTTAACCAAACTGTTATCACTACTGTTCCAAATGTGAGTTTTCATGCAGTTACTACAAGAGACGAACATATTATCGTAAATAATCCATCTCAAATGCCAGAAACTACCAAATTGGCTGAGATTGAAGAACCATTTATCCGTGCGCAGATCATTACTTCTCCTGATTATATCGGAAATATTATGACTTTATGTTTGGGTAAAAGAGGAATGTTGATTAATCAGACTTATTTAACTCAATCACGTGTAGAGTTGACATTTGAATTACCATTAACAGAGATTGTATTTGATTTTTATGATAAATTGAAAAGCCAAACGCGTGGATATGCTTCATTTGACTATACTCCAATTGATTATCGCCCAAGCGATATCGTAAAAATGGATATTTTGTTAAATGGAGATAAAGTTGATGCTTTGAGCGCACTTATTCACAGAAGTCGTGCACAAGATTTTGGACGTAGATTATGTGAAAAATTAAAAGAATTATTACCTCGTCAACAATTCCAAATTGCCGTCCAGGCTGCCGTTGGTGCAAAAGTTATCGCAAGAGAAACAATCAGCGCTTTGCGTAAAGATGTTACTGCAAAATGTTATGGTGGTGATATTTCACGTAAAAGAAAATTACTAGAAAAACAAAAAGAAGGAAAAAAGAGAATGCGACAGATCGGTAACGTAGAAGTGCCGCAAGAAGCCTTTCTCGCCGTATTAAAATTAGATTAA
- a CDS encoding DUF6624 domain-containing protein, translating into MNWKYHLFLFITITYIVNKAQAQNDSIKTDIFLNMQIDSAFKFDQDDRAKIQHILSKFGIQSKEAQHIFDQTALHDSSNIVAISNILDKYGWPDSSSIGTDRSIAIWAILQHADSAIQEKYFPIMQLAVKQKKLAPRYLALTEDRRLVRQGKPQIYGSQLQIDQQTGKRTFFPIIDPKNINKRRRSVGLDTIEEYAKSLNVPYPNSN; encoded by the coding sequence ATGAATTGGAAATACCACCTCTTTTTATTTATAACAATAACATATATCGTTAACAAAGCGCAAGCACAAAATGATTCTATAAAGACCGACATCTTTCTAAACATGCAAATTGATAGTGCATTCAAATTTGACCAAGATGATAGAGCAAAAATTCAGCATATTCTATCGAAATTTGGGATACAATCAAAAGAAGCTCAGCATATATTTGATCAAACTGCATTACACGACTCATCCAATATTGTAGCTATTTCTAATATTTTAGATAAATATGGATGGCCAGATTCTAGTAGTATTGGGACAGATCGATCTATTGCTATATGGGCTATACTTCAACATGCAGATTCTGCAATTCAGGAAAAATACTTTCCAATCATGCAATTAGCAGTAAAACAAAAAAAATTAGCACCTAGATATTTGGCATTAACCGAAGATAGAAGGCTAGTTAGGCAAGGAAAACCTCAAATTTATGGTTCACAATTACAAATCGATCAGCAAACAGGTAAAAGAACATTTTTTCCAATTATAGATCCTAAAAATATAAATAAACGACGAAGATCAGTTGGTTTAGATACCATTGAAGAATATGCAAAAAGTTTGAATGTTCCTTATCCAAATTCTAATTAA
- a CDS encoding alpha/beta hydrolase: MKKITILAITLFFKMTAFTQTVIPLYEKVPNVKGTATNLEKIPVKGEVSDVTIPTLTVFKAEHSNALKTAILILPGGGYAHLAMEKEGYDVAKAYNKLGITAFVLKYRMPLSQEFDNSKFVPLQDAEQAIYLIRKNASQYNIDPNNVGIIGFSAGGHLASTLLVHADTSLISNTEKINLYPNWSLLGYPVISMSLEYGHTGSRKNLIGNEAPQSDIDYFSNQLHITPTTPPSFLFLASDDKTVNPINSILYYEGLLKNKVKAEMHIYQNGGHGFGLNNKTTKESWLDASVDWLQQNKYIP; this comes from the coding sequence ATGAAAAAAATAACGATTTTAGCCATTACACTTTTCTTCAAAATGACGGCATTTACGCAAACAGTAATTCCCTTGTATGAAAAAGTTCCTAATGTAAAAGGAACGGCAACTAATTTGGAAAAAATTCCGGTAAAAGGAGAAGTGTCAGATGTAACAATACCGACGCTTACCGTATTTAAAGCAGAACATAGCAACGCACTAAAAACAGCAATTTTAATACTTCCTGGTGGTGGATATGCGCATTTAGCTATGGAGAAAGAAGGATATGACGTAGCTAAAGCTTATAATAAATTGGGAATTACTGCATTTGTATTGAAATACAGAATGCCATTGTCCCAGGAATTTGACAATTCTAAATTCGTTCCTTTGCAAGATGCAGAGCAGGCCATATACTTGATTCGTAAAAATGCGTCCCAGTATAATATCGATCCTAATAATGTTGGTATTATCGGATTTTCCGCTGGAGGACATTTAGCCTCTACTCTGTTAGTACATGCAGACACTTCTTTAATTTCCAATACAGAAAAAATAAATTTATATCCCAATTGGTCCTTGCTTGGCTATCCTGTAATTTCTATGTCCTTAGAATATGGTCACACAGGCTCTCGTAAAAATCTTATTGGCAATGAAGCACCTCAAAGTGATATTGATTATTTTTCTAATCAATTGCATATCACGCCAACCACACCTCCAAGCTTCTTATTTTTAGCGAGTGATGATAAAACGGTGAATCCAATCAATAGTATTTTATATTATGAAGGATTGCTTAAAAATAAAGTGAAAGCGGAAATGCATATTTATCAAAATGGTGGTCATGGTTTTGGGCTCAATAACAAAACAACCAAAGAAAGTTGGTTAGACGCGTCAGTAGATTGGTTACAGCAAAATAAATACATTCCATAA
- a CDS encoding efflux RND transporter permease subunit — MFADTFIKRPVTAIVISIVLVIVGILAMLNLPISKFPDITPPTVSVTASFTGADAITAEQTVATQIETNINGSPGMEYMTSNSTSTGAVSISVSFAVGTDINIATLDVQNRVSIAQPFLPQAVQRLGVTTRKRNPSIFMALGIYSPKNSHDAVFLGNYTDIYIKDVILRTPGVGDVLSRAQDFSMRVWINPDKLSSFGLTPADVTNAISAQNMQVAVGSVGSAPQPQNQAFEYTVLTNGRLSTPTEFGNIVVKANATNGSLIYLKDVARIELGAFDYTAQGNVNGNPAAFMLIYLAPGANALATYDNVIKNLETMKKNFPSDMDYAIPLETASVVTASIDEVIHTFVEALILVIIVVFLFLQSWRATLIPVLAIPVTLIATFIFFYPFGFTLNTLTLFAFVLAIGIVVDDAIVVVEAVQHYLDHEKIDAKEATHRAMKDISAPVIAIALILAAVFVPVSFIPGISGRLYQQFAITIAVSVLISAFIALTLTPALSALMLKPTEDTSNSRNPLYKFFNAFNRWFGRVTDKYTKAVSWLIKHTVTALVILIVFIVGMIFLFKAKPSGFLPSEDEGRLYVAFQLPEGSSMTRTKNMLNTIIKRVQTIPEIKLVGGLSGFNAITQSAKSNSGTLFVSLKPWDERLGKGQDATSISNLIYQKTGDLTTQLSQIVAVAPPPIDGLGSAGGETLELLQTTSNDSIQVFEELAKKFQMMAMQRPEIKLALTFFTSHTPVYKSDLKRDQVAKYGVNISDAYGVMSTLMGSTYVNDVTLYGRNFRVMAMADSAYRSNINDFNRYYVKNSAGGLVPMSSLIETKLTESPATIFHYNIYRNIEFTVLPNAGYSSAQVLDALTEVAQKVLPNGYDYAFSNMSREELAAGNMTVYVFIASFVFVFLFMAALYESWAIPFAVILAVPIGIFGAILTITFTPTLVNDIYFKIGLLTVIGLAAKNAILIVEYAKERIDVEGMPIIDATLMAVSLRLRPIMMTSLAFILGVLPLAFASGAAAIARSTLGWTVCGGMIAASSIAIFLVPVLFALIAKGAYSEKELEALRIKHAESQDGSDRLSH, encoded by the coding sequence ATGTTTGCAGATACTTTTATAAAACGCCCCGTAACCGCAATTGTAATTTCAATTGTGTTAGTAATCGTGGGTATTTTGGCAATGTTAAATTTGCCTATTTCTAAATTTCCAGACATCACCCCTCCGACAGTTTCGGTTACAGCGAGCTTTACGGGTGCAGATGCCATCACTGCTGAGCAGACAGTGGCTACACAGATTGAAACAAATATTAATGGATCTCCTGGCATGGAATACATGACAAGTAACAGTACATCCACTGGTGCGGTGTCTATTTCGGTTTCATTTGCCGTAGGTACAGATATTAATATTGCAACCTTGGACGTACAAAACAGGGTAAGTATTGCGCAACCATTTTTACCACAGGCTGTACAGAGATTAGGTGTGACAACACGTAAGAGAAATCCGTCTATATTTATGGCCTTAGGTATATACTCTCCTAAAAATAGTCATGATGCGGTATTCTTAGGAAACTATACAGATATCTATATCAAAGACGTCATTTTACGTACTCCTGGTGTAGGTGATGTATTGTCCCGTGCACAAGATTTCAGTATGCGTGTATGGATTAATCCTGACAAATTATCCTCATTTGGATTAACGCCTGCAGATGTTACAAATGCTATCTCTGCACAAAACATGCAAGTGGCTGTTGGTTCTGTAGGTAGTGCTCCTCAACCACAAAATCAAGCATTTGAATATACAGTATTGACCAATGGTAGGTTATCAACCCCCACTGAATTTGGAAACATCGTTGTAAAGGCCAATGCTACTAATGGTAGTTTAATTTACTTAAAAGATGTAGCTAGAATAGAGTTAGGTGCATTTGACTATACAGCACAAGGTAACGTTAATGGTAACCCTGCAGCGTTTATGTTAATTTATTTAGCACCAGGAGCAAATGCATTAGCTACGTATGATAACGTAATCAAGAACTTGGAAACAATGAAAAAGAATTTCCCAAGTGATATGGATTACGCTATTCCATTAGAAACAGCATCTGTGGTAACTGCATCTATTGATGAGGTTATACATACATTCGTTGAGGCTTTAATCTTAGTAATTATAGTTGTATTCTTATTCTTACAGAGCTGGAGAGCTACATTAATTCCCGTATTGGCGATTCCAGTAACGTTGATCGCTACATTTATTTTCTTCTATCCATTTGGATTTACGTTAAATACTTTGACATTGTTTGCCTTTGTATTGGCAATTGGTATTGTGGTAGATGATGCCATTGTTGTGGTGGAAGCAGTTCAACACTATTTGGATCATGAAAAAATTGATGCTAAAGAAGCTACGCACCGAGCAATGAAAGACATTTCTGCTCCGGTTATAGCAATTGCGTTGATATTGGCAGCGGTATTCGTACCTGTAAGTTTCATTCCTGGTATTTCGGGTAGATTGTACCAACAGTTCGCGATCACAATTGCAGTATCTGTATTGATCTCGGCATTTATCGCCTTAACATTAACGCCTGCATTGTCAGCCTTAATGTTAAAGCCAACAGAAGATACTTCTAATAGTAGAAATCCTTTATACAAATTTTTCAATGCCTTCAATAGATGGTTTGGACGAGTTACAGATAAATATACAAAAGCTGTTTCTTGGTTAATCAAGCACACAGTTACAGCCCTAGTAATTTTGATTGTATTTATTGTTGGAATGATTTTCTTATTCAAAGCAAAACCATCAGGTTTCTTACCATCAGAGGATGAAGGTCGTTTATACGTTGCATTCCAGCTACCGGAAGGTTCCTCTATGACGCGTACCAAAAATATGCTGAATACGATCATTAAAAGAGTACAAACTATACCCGAAATTAAACTAGTGGGTGGATTATCAGGATTTAACGCGATTACACAGTCTGCGAAATCCAACTCAGGTACTTTGTTTGTATCCTTGAAACCTTGGGATGAACGTTTGGGTAAAGGCCAAGACGCGACTTCAATATCTAATTTAATTTATCAAAAAACAGGAGATTTAACTACCCAACTATCCCAAATAGTTGCCGTTGCCCCACCTCCTATTGATGGTCTTGGTAGTGCTGGTGGTGAAACTTTAGAATTACTACAGACAACAAGTAATGATAGTATTCAGGTATTTGAAGAGTTAGCTAAGAAATTTCAAATGATGGCAATGCAACGTCCAGAAATTAAATTAGCATTGACTTTCTTTACCTCACATACACCAGTTTACAAATCAGATTTAAAAAGAGATCAAGTTGCAAAATATGGTGTAAATATTAGTGATGCATATGGTGTTATGTCTACATTAATGGGTAGTACTTATGTCAATGACGTTACCTTGTACGGTCGTAATTTCCGTGTGATGGCGATGGCAGATAGTGCATATAGATCTAACATTAATGATTTCAACAGATATTATGTAAAAAATAGTGCGGGTGGATTAGTACCAATGAGTTCTTTAATAGAAACAAAATTAACGGAATCTCCAGCCACCATTTTCCACTACAATATCTATAGAAATATTGAATTTACGGTACTTCCAAATGCAGGCTACAGTAGTGCTCAAGTTTTAGATGCGTTAACAGAAGTTGCTCAAAAAGTATTACCAAATGGTTATGATTACGCTTTCAGTAACATGAGCCGTGAAGAATTAGCCGCAGGTAATATGACTGTCTATGTATTTATCGCGTCATTTGTATTTGTATTCTTATTCATGGCGGCATTATACGAAAGCTGGGCAATTCCATTTGCCGTTATCTTGGCTGTTCCTATTGGTATATTCGGTGCTATTTTAACAATTACATTTACTCCAACATTGGTAAATGATATTTATTTCAAAATTGGGCTATTAACCGTAATTGGTTTGGCTGCTAAAAATGCAATTTTGATCGTTGAGTATGCGAAAGAGCGTATCGATGTGGAAGGTATGCCTATCATTGATGCTACATTGATGGCCGTATCTCTTCGTCTTCGTCCAATCATGATGACTTCCTTAGCATTTATCTTAGGAGTGTTACCATTGGCATTTGCATCAGGAGCAGCAGCTATTGCAAGGTCTACTTTGGGATGGACCGTTTGTGGAGGTATGATTGCGGCATCTTCTATTGCGATTTTCTTAGTACCAGTATTATTTGCATTAATTGCAAAAGGTGCATATAGTGAAAAAGAATTAGAAGCTTTGAGAATCAAACATGCAGAATCACAAGATGGTTCGGATAGATTAAGTCATTAA